The genome window AATATCTGACAAGGATTTTGGACCCGGCGGGACGCACGTCTTGTCTCGGTAGAGGACCCTCTCCGACAGATGGAGACCTGTTAGATTTATTAGGGACACGACAAGGGCATTCATTCGGGTAGTCGGGCTCTAAATTGGTCACTTTTTAGAATACGGGCCAATGCCGTGAGTTTTACTTTGCCAAGGCCTCAAATGCCGTCTACCATAGGCGAAGTGAATCAGAATGAGAGAAAGGGGCTCGTCTACTACCGGTACTCCGCAGCTACAGTCATAGAGTAGCAGTCCATTGATCAGGAACTGGTCATGATATTTAATAACCACCTAGTATAGTGCCTGAGTTTTATGCACAAATCAGAGACCCATCCGATACGAGATGGGGACTTCTTGTTGCCCCTGGATTTGTGGGTTGCAGGTTCCTGGATATTTCAACTTCAAATGACATAAAAATCCTGAAACGCAGGAGCTAAAAGATTACAGAGAGAGTATGCCAGGGTCAGAGCGGAATACTGGAGTATTGGACGTTAGATGAGACTTATTAGATAAAAACGCGATATAGGGATCATGTGTCATGTGGGCACTTTGATGGGCTTGAAATAATGTACACGTGCGGAGGTGATCAGCGGCCGGATCGCTGTGGACTGAAGATCATTGATGCTATGGGTAGTCACTGTTTTATTCCCATCTCATCGCATATGACGAGAAGCAGTTCTAAACTACCTGAGCTACCTGTGAAGTAACTGAGTTCAGCGTGTTAATTTGTCATTGTTGAGATGAAAGCTACGTCCCCAATCCTAATGCTCGGTGGTCAGACAGCATTTATCATATACCTTTCAATGACAGACAACTTCAAGCGATCTTCATGATATTTGTGCTTATTGTTGCTTCGGATTTGCTGCAAAGCTCTTGTAGGAAATACCAACAGGTGGGGAGCACTTGTTTGACCTCTTTATACTTGGCATGGGCCTCGAACTATGCGCACCTTATTGTCACAAACCTCTAAAACATTATCCTCAAACGAATCATTTCCTTTTTTGAGGCCTAGAAGCTGTGTCGCGTGCAGATATGCAGTGCGCCACGGGGTTCCATGGATGTTAATGCCAAGAGACCTAACGCCTTCAGGTCCACTCCGCACTTTGGTGCTGCTGGGTTAACAGtgtaagaagaaggacaacTTGTAACTCGGGAGGAGACCTTAGGAAAGAAGTTGTCATAACCAGAAAACTACAGAGAAACCAGTTCTTGAAGAGTTATGCTCATATATCCAAAGTTAGAGGAGGTGGAAGTTGCCGTTCAATGCAATCGACGTCAACAGGTCTCACTCTCGGAGTGTTCCAGTGATCACACATAACCCCCCAAGTGACTTCTGTGCTACCTCAGACACGGCGCTACGGTCCCCTACCATGACGGCCCCGACTTTAACTATTGCCCTATGGGGATTAGCTCCTCCGCCTTTCCAATGCACTACTGTACGAATGGAGTCCTTGCGACCACCTAAGCCAGCAGACCTGGACCAACCCAACTCATTACCATTAGCCATCCTGGGTATCCTTTGCCATCACTAACTTATGAAAGCCCCATCGTATCCCCTGCTCTAGTCCTTCTTTTGTCTCCATCATGAccgctcttcctcctcaacctgATCCCATCTCCTCGCCATTTCCCTCCTCACCATCACACCCTTCGTCTTCGAAACACGCAGCAGCTCCAGATCGCCCCGAATCCCCCGAATCTCTTCTCATTGACGACTCTCTATCAGCCAAAGACTCGAGTCCCCTGAGATCAGTGGCAGGATCGTCATCAGGCACAACAAGAGTGGCTACATCGCGGAACTCTGGCCTGGGTGGAGGAAATCAAACGATAGCTGGCCCGTCTCGTGAAACCGGCTTGAGGTCTTTCAACGGTGACGAGGAAAGCGAGAGCGACTGGGATATAGAAATGGAACCTATTGCAGGACACCGTCGACGGCGAAGTAGCCACAACATGGCTGGTCGGCCAGCTGGATCACCTAGCCGAACCCGTGTCACAAGCCGTGGTCCCGCACCCACTGGCTCGACAGAAGAACCTAAGATATCCGAAGAAAATTTGGATGCGAACGGCTTTGCGATCCAGAAGGATGAATCCGCCGATGACAGCTTGAGCGATGAAGACCTCCAAGACGACGAGGAAACAGGATTGACCCGTAAAGACAAGCAGAGGCGGCAGAAGAAGCGCAGCAGAAATACTCAGCTGGATCAGCGGATCGTCAGGGACAATAAGGCTATATCAAAAGAGGAGCGCAAAGAAGCAGACAAGACCGTTttcaagagcttgatggtAAACGTTGTGTTGATTCTTTTGTGGTACCTCTTTTCGTTATCAATATCGATTGTACGAAACGGCTCTTGCGCCCCGTTCCCAGATAACTCAATTGCTGACTTATTTACAGTACAACAAATGGATGTTTGATCATGACCGGCTGAACTTTGCATTTCCTTTGTTTACGACGTCTATGCACATGGTGGTTCAATTTGTTCTCTCAGGTCTAGTTTTGTACTTCGTGCCCTCCTTGAGACCGGGATACGGTGTTCATCTGTCAGATATGGGCAGGTCGAGACACGATGACGAGCCCAAGTCTTACGGCATGACCAAGATGTTTTACCTCACTCGAATTGGACCTTGTGGTGCAGCTACAGGCCTAGATATTGGACTTGGCAATACCTCTCTCAAGTTCATTAGCCTTACATTTTACAGTATGTTGTCTCTGCATCTGAGCTATTGAGGTAACTAACATTTGCTTTAGCTATGTGTAAATCCTCCTCACTCGCTTTCGTTCTCATGTTTGCATTTGCTTTCCGCCTCGAAACCCCGACATGGCGCCTTGTCGCCATCATTGCTACCATGACACTCGGTGTCGTGCTCATGGTGTTTGGTGAAGTTGAATTCAAGGTGGGAGGCTTCGCCCTCGTCATCTCAGCTGCCTTCTTCTCTGGCTTCCGCTGGGGACTGACCCAGATCCTGCTCCTCCGCAACCCTGCGACATCAAACCCATTctccagcatcttcttccttacTCCAGTCATGTTTCTCGTGCTTATTTGCCTTGCCGTGCCCGTGGAAGGAGTCGGAGCTCTCATTGAAGGCTACAAAGTTCTGGGCGATGAATGGGGTTATTTCATGGCGCCCCTTTTCTTGCTTTTCCCTGGTTGCATCGCCTTCTGCATGACAGCCTCCGAGTTCGCTCTGCTGCAGCGCACTTCCGTCGTCACGCTCTCCATTGCTGGCATCTTCAAGGAGGTTGTTACTATTAGTGCGGCTGCTCTTGTCTTTGGTGACCGCCTTACACCCATCAACTTTGTTGGTCTACTCACAACCATGGCCGCTATCGCTGCCTACAACTACATCAAAATCACAAAGATGAGGCAGGAGGCGCAAGAAAGTGTTCATGTTCGGCATGTGCACGACGATGACGCGCCAGACTCCCCTACGAGCCAGACTAGCGGAATCATAGACCGCGATGGGGATACAGACGCGGAAAACACTGGTCTACTCCGTGACAGCATTGACGGCTTAGATCTTGATGTACAACCCCATGCGCCAGCTAATGAGCGTCGCTAAGGGAATAATCGTTTCAACGTCACAACTTCCTTTTTTACATCTGAGCCTGTATATAACGACTCTATGGGCCACCTTTCTTTGTCATACTGAGTGAGAGTCGATACAATGACTCGCCATCTTTTGTTTATATGTATCATAACAACGGCGCCAGGGGTTACTTGGGGGATAGAATCTAGGTT of Fusarium oxysporum Fo47 chromosome I, complete sequence contains these proteins:
- a CDS encoding triose-phosphate transporter family-domain-containing protein; protein product: MTALPPQPDPISSPFPSSPSHPSSSKHAAAPDRPESPESLLIDDSLSAKDSSPLRSVAGSSSGTTRVATSRNSGLGGGNQTIAGPSRETGLRSFNGDEESESDWDIEMEPIAGHRRRRSSHNMAGRPAGSPSRTRVTSRGPAPTGSTEEPKISEENLDANGFAIQKDESADDSLSDEDLQDDEETGLTRKDKQRRQKKRSRNTQLDQRIVRDNKAISKEERKEADKTVFKSLMVNVVLILLWYLFSLSISIYNKWMFDHDRLNFAFPLFTTSMHMVVQFVLSGLVLYFVPSLRPGYGVHLSDMGRSRHDDEPKSYGMTKMFYLTRIGPCGAATGLDIGLGNTSLKFISLTFYTMCKSSSLAFVLMFAFAFRLETPTWRLVAIIATMTLGVVLMVFGEVEFKVGGFALVISAAFFSGFRWGLTQILLLRNPATSNPFSSIFFLTPVMFLVLICLAVPVEGVGALIEGYKVLGDEWGYFMAPLFLLFPGCIAFCMTASEFALLQRTSVVTLSIAGIFKEVVTISAAALVFGDRLTPINFVGLLTTMAAIAAYNYIKITKMRQEAQESVHVRHVHDDDAPDSPTSQTSGIIDRDGDTDAENTGLLRDSIDGLDLDVQPHAPANERR